Proteins encoded together in one Deinococcus irradiatisoli window:
- a CDS encoding GNAT family N-acetyltransferase, whose product MTNAALVLRPATRDDLGFLQELLPRFVSFGLPPGQDEGAVLAGAAQHLMAALAAPQSDSALLIAWIEAEDEAPRRAGFLRLDTERPLFGAPFAYLADLALAEWAEGRGLGKLLLAQAERWAEEQGLKQVQLHVFATNARARRLYAQAGYSEVTLGLSKLLGRRRGG is encoded by the coding sequence ATGACCAATGCCGCCCTGGTTTTGCGGCCCGCCACCCGCGACGACCTGGGTTTTTTGCAGGAGCTGTTGCCGCGCTTCGTGTCGTTCGGTCTGCCGCCGGGACAGGACGAAGGCGCGGTGCTGGCCGGAGCCGCGCAGCACCTGATGGCGGCCCTGGCCGCGCCGCAGAGTGACAGCGCCCTGCTGATCGCCTGGATCGAGGCCGAGGACGAGGCGCCGCGCCGGGCCGGATTTCTGCGCCTCGACACCGAGCGGCCCCTCTTCGGAGCGCCGTTCGCCTACCTCGCCGATCTGGCGCTGGCCGAGTGGGCCGAGGGGCGCGGCCTGGGCAAGCTGCTGCTGGCGCAGGCCGAACGCTGGGCCGAGGAGCAGGGCCTGAAGCAGGTGCAGCTGCACGTCTTCGCCACCAATGCCCGCGCCCGCAGGCTGTATGCCCAGGCCGGGTACAGCGAGGTCACGCTGGGGCTTTCCAAACTGCTGGGGCGCCGCCGGGGCGGGTAA
- a CDS encoding acyltransferase, which yields MTWLKPLATPESAESAYAAYFAELDAKLRDPATSRPELVRELLSELIYGRSYAELLSDAPMAALNLDSRNVTFEAEYYMATDDAKFQRVKPLLWLWKSVDLTPLGQNPLFGIPLRRVLAGHIFKSVGRNFKCWQNVEFSVGYNMEVGDDVVIHRNVLLDDIGGIELHDNASVSDYVNIYSHTHSVLDGPDVTLRKTVIGRGARLTYHSTILAGSVVSDDALLATHALLRGDIEPHGIAMGLPAKTTRLKLRQPGQTYRVDARILPREPARKANPQFPDPTPNQTRKAEVQAEPPRREVAVGQPD from the coding sequence ATGACCTGGCTCAAACCGCTCGCCACTCCCGAAAGCGCTGAGAGCGCGTACGCGGCTTATTTTGCCGAGCTCGACGCCAAGCTGCGCGACCCGGCCACCTCGCGCCCGGAACTGGTACGCGAACTCCTCTCGGAGCTGATCTACGGGCGCAGCTACGCCGAGTTGCTCTCCGACGCGCCGATGGCGGCCCTGAACCTCGATTCGCGCAACGTGACGTTCGAGGCCGAGTACTACATGGCGACCGACGACGCCAAATTCCAGCGCGTCAAGCCGCTGCTGTGGCTGTGGAAATCGGTGGACCTCACGCCGCTGGGCCAGAACCCGCTGTTCGGCATTCCGCTGCGGCGGGTCCTGGCGGGGCACATCTTCAAGTCGGTGGGGCGCAACTTCAAGTGCTGGCAGAACGTGGAGTTCTCGGTGGGCTACAACATGGAAGTCGGCGACGACGTGGTGATCCACCGTAACGTCCTGCTCGACGACATCGGCGGCATCGAGCTGCACGACAACGCCTCGGTGAGCGATTACGTCAATATCTACAGCCACACCCACTCGGTGCTCGACGGCCCCGACGTGACGCTGCGTAAAACCGTGATCGGGCGCGGCGCCCGCCTGACCTACCACTCGACCATCCTGGCCGGCAGCGTGGTCAGCGACGACGCCTTGCTGGCGACCCACGCCCTGCTGCGCGGCGACATCGAGCCGCACGGCATCGCCATGGGGCTGCCGGCCAAGACGACCCGCCTGAAGCTGCGCCAGCCGGGGCAGACCTACCGTGTCGACGCCCGCATCCTCCCGCGCGAACCGGCCCGGAAAGCCAACCCGCAGTTTCCCGACCCGACGCCCAACCAGACCCGCAAGGCCGAAGTGCAGGCGGAGCCGCCGCGCCGGGAAGTGGCGGTGGGCCAGCCGGACTGA
- a CDS encoding S41 family peptidase translates to MLKSSRPSRWASLLCAATLSGAQASPASDLFGQVTTLFQREYYGWSTADRSALVERYAAELKDRCAETGDTCSFDTARAVLTEMFDAFHDEHTSVRDAETAQRLMEVQNDMTVPRSGARVIKQPEGLLVVGVQPGSPAERAGVKLYDLIKTVNGEVAGKDQPVDSAAFVRLERAAQPLTLVVSRPGTPTLTLSLTPEAMKARDEPSLSYPRPGVALINLPTFLSGDSSALFLSKVKEAQAAGAHDLIVDLRYNGGGRLDQCVAAASIFKPVIYQARFRGGSWSYGGLNGEQAPALSARLERQSHIWNGPAAILVGENTASCAEVFTFFAQKTGVKAVGAATKGVGNSGVNFYPLPDQGILSLTMLRAFDENGDPLPDHIVPDVSAPTDLKALTERGDDTTLDAALHLLDEAEPLSKAVK, encoded by the coding sequence GTGCTTAAGTCGAGTCGGCCTTCCCGCTGGGCCAGCCTGCTGTGCGCCGCCACGCTGAGCGGCGCGCAGGCCAGCCCCGCCAGCGACCTGTTCGGACAGGTCACCACGCTGTTTCAGCGGGAGTACTACGGCTGGTCCACCGCCGACCGCAGCGCCCTGGTCGAGCGCTACGCCGCCGAACTGAAAGACCGCTGCGCCGAAACCGGCGACACCTGCAGCTTCGACACCGCCCGGGCGGTGCTCACCGAGATGTTCGACGCCTTCCACGACGAACACACCAGCGTGCGCGACGCCGAGACCGCCCAGCGCCTGATGGAAGTGCAAAACGACATGACGGTGCCGCGCAGCGGCGCGCGGGTCATCAAGCAGCCGGAGGGCCTGCTAGTGGTGGGCGTGCAGCCCGGCAGCCCGGCCGAACGGGCCGGCGTGAAGCTCTACGACCTGATCAAGACCGTCAACGGCGAGGTGGCCGGCAAGGACCAGCCGGTCGACTCGGCCGCCTTCGTGCGCCTGGAGCGCGCCGCCCAGCCGCTGACCCTGGTGGTGTCGCGCCCCGGCACGCCCACGCTGACCCTCAGCCTGACCCCCGAAGCGATGAAGGCCCGCGACGAACCGAGCCTGAGTTATCCCCGGCCCGGCGTGGCGCTGATCAATCTGCCCACCTTCCTGTCGGGCGACAGCTCGGCGCTGTTTTTGAGCAAGGTCAAGGAAGCCCAGGCGGCCGGCGCCCACGACCTGATCGTGGACCTGCGCTACAACGGTGGCGGCCGGCTCGACCAGTGCGTGGCGGCGGCCAGCATCTTCAAGCCGGTGATCTACCAGGCCCGTTTCCGTGGCGGCAGCTGGAGTTACGGCGGCCTCAACGGCGAGCAGGCGCCGGCCCTCAGCGCCAGGCTGGAGCGCCAGAGCCACATCTGGAACGGCCCGGCGGCGATTCTGGTGGGCGAGAACACCGCCTCGTGCGCCGAGGTGTTTACCTTCTTCGCCCAGAAAACCGGCGTCAAGGCGGTGGGCGCGGCCACCAAGGGCGTCGGCAACAGCGGCGTGAACTTCTACCCGCTGCCGGACCAGGGCATTCTCAGCCTGACCATGCTGCGCGCCTTCGACGAGAACGGCGACCCGCTGCCCGACCACATCGTGCCGGACGTGAGCGCGCCCACCGATTTGAAAGCCCTCACCGAGCGCGGCGACGACACCACCCTCGACGCGGCCCTGCACCTCCTGGACGAAGCCGAGCCGCTGTCGAAAGCGGTGAAGTAA
- a CDS encoding 23S rRNA (cytosine(2499)-C(5))-methyltransferase: protein MRLSPAAEGHIRRGHPWVYESSVREQNRPGEAGELAVVYDRQNRFLAVGLYDPFSPLRLRVLHAGSPLNLDAGWWKRLLEAAVVRRASLFGDDTDGYRLINGESDGWPGLVLDRYGSTLVLKLYTAAWVPHLEMVLGLLAERLGPIWPGLRVVLRLSRNMQGWAAEQGLSDGQVLLGEDPGGPVIFQEYGLKFEADVLRGQKTGFFLDQRENRRIVGSMVEKLVQQGDGRRVLNAFSFSGGFSLAAARAGAAEVVSVDISKHALESSERNFALNRELSGVARCFHRPVQADVFAWLSDADSGEPFDLIVLDPPSLARRESEREGALHAYSRLSDQAIKRLRPGGVLMAASCSAHVSAEDFFEAVRTVARRSGRAWKELRTTRHAPDHHASFAEAEYLKAIYLRVE, encoded by the coding sequence ATGCGCCTGAGCCCCGCCGCCGAGGGCCACATCCGGCGCGGGCATCCCTGGGTGTACGAAAGCAGCGTGCGCGAGCAAAACCGCCCCGGCGAAGCCGGCGAACTGGCGGTGGTCTACGACCGGCAGAACCGCTTCCTGGCGGTGGGCCTCTACGATCCGTTCTCGCCGCTTCGGTTGCGGGTCTTGCACGCCGGCTCACCGCTCAACCTCGACGCCGGATGGTGGAAGCGCCTGCTGGAAGCGGCGGTGGTGCGCCGGGCGTCGCTTTTCGGGGACGATACCGACGGCTACCGCCTGATCAACGGCGAGAGCGACGGCTGGCCGGGCCTGGTGCTCGACCGCTACGGCAGCACGCTGGTGCTCAAGCTGTACACGGCGGCCTGGGTGCCGCACCTGGAGATGGTGCTGGGCCTGCTCGCCGAGCGCCTGGGCCCCATCTGGCCGGGGCTGCGGGTGGTGCTGCGCCTGAGCCGCAACATGCAGGGCTGGGCCGCCGAGCAGGGCCTGTCCGACGGTCAGGTGCTGCTCGGCGAGGACCCCGGCGGCCCGGTGATCTTCCAGGAATACGGCCTGAAATTCGAGGCCGACGTGCTGCGCGGACAGAAAACCGGTTTCTTTCTCGACCAGCGCGAGAACCGCCGCATCGTGGGCAGCATGGTCGAGAAACTGGTGCAGCAGGGCGACGGGCGGCGGGTGCTCAACGCCTTTTCGTTTTCCGGCGGCTTCTCGCTCGCGGCGGCGCGGGCCGGCGCGGCAGAAGTGGTCAGCGTGGACATCAGCAAGCACGCGCTGGAGAGCAGCGAGCGCAACTTCGCCCTCAACCGCGAACTCTCGGGGGTGGCCCGCTGCTTTCACCGCCCGGTGCAGGCCGACGTCTTCGCCTGGCTCAGCGATGCCGACTCCGGCGAGCCGTTCGATCTGATCGTGCTCGACCCGCCCTCGCTGGCCCGGCGCGAAAGCGAGCGCGAGGGCGCCCTGCACGCCTACAGCCGCCTGAGCGATCAGGCCATCAAGCGCCTGCGGCCCGGCGGCGTTTTGATGGCGGCCTCGTGCTCGGCCCACGTCAGCGCCGAGGACTTCTTCGAGGCGGTGCGCACGGTGGCGCGGCGCAGCGGCCGGGCCTGGAAAGAACTGCGCACCACCCGCCACGCCCCCGACCATCACGCCAGCTTCGCGGAAGCCGAGTACCTCAAAGCCATCTACCTGCGCGTCGAGTGA
- a CDS encoding fumarylacetoacetate hydrolase family protein has product MKLIRFKDSQGVRWGRLEDHQIQVTAGMGGEPTGESVAYGSVEVLAPAEPSKIVCVGRNYVDHIKELGNDTGELPREPGLFLKAANALAESGGEVTYPEWSENFHFEGELALVIGQTARNLTPVEVPAAILGYTCALDLTARDKQKPDLQWFRAKAADRFCPLGPTLETQFDPLDVRLQTRVNGETKQDGRTSHMIFDVVQILTYVTRYVTLERGDVVLTGTPSGVGPLQKGDTVQVDIDGLDTLTTHIV; this is encoded by the coding sequence ATGAAACTCATTCGCTTCAAAGACAGCCAGGGCGTGCGCTGGGGCCGCCTGGAAGACCACCAGATTCAGGTCACCGCCGGCATGGGTGGCGAGCCGACCGGCGAGAGCGTGGCGTACGGCAGCGTGGAAGTGCTGGCCCCGGCCGAGCCCAGCAAGATCGTGTGCGTGGGGCGCAACTACGTGGACCACATCAAGGAACTCGGCAACGACACCGGCGAACTGCCGCGCGAGCCGGGCCTGTTTCTCAAGGCCGCCAACGCCCTGGCCGAGAGCGGCGGCGAAGTCACCTACCCCGAGTGGTCCGAGAACTTTCACTTCGAGGGCGAACTGGCCTTGGTGATCGGTCAGACCGCCAGAAACCTCACCCCGGTGGAAGTGCCGGCGGCCATCCTCGGCTACACCTGCGCCCTGGACCTGACCGCCCGCGACAAGCAAAAACCCGACCTGCAGTGGTTCCGGGCCAAGGCCGCCGACCGCTTCTGCCCGCTGGGACCGACCCTCGAGACCCAGTTCGATCCGCTCGACGTGCGGCTGCAGACCCGCGTCAACGGCGAAACCAAGCAGGACGGGCGCACCAGCCACATGATCTTCGACGTGGTGCAGATCCTGACCTACGTCACCCGTTACGTCACCTTAGAGCGCGGCGACGTGGTCCTGACCGGCACGCCCTCGGGCGTGGGGCCGCTGCAAAAAGGCGACACGGTGCAAGTCGACATCGACGGTCTGGACACGCTGACCACCCACATCGTATGA
- a CDS encoding aspartate aminotransferase family protein: MTPVSSPDFIRADDVLHGRLSDAQSVYLEKKYGHGKLIRLLEVVGTGGPFKVLSPWELQDRAGQRVINASGYAALPFGDNPPELNAFLREVLAHTDQVMFAQQSITSWRAALEANLVRLLSRESGDHQSSRVFFSNSGAEAIEAAIKFAQAARPKAKYLINFTRAYHGKTLGSLSITPNPNLQGPFKNLLNPAVITLPYGDAEAVERAVKRVGDQVVAVVLEPILGEAGVRIPPPGFLRRVGEVCRAAGIIVIADEIQTGLGRAGHWFESVAQGLIPDILTLAKPLGGGMLPVGATIVREEIYKPLLGSIETVKRHSNTFGGNSLAMAVGLKSLELLMDHDYPSRSRQLGERGLTRLKALQRQYPALLEDVRGAGTLFAMNFRPVAKLPFKVQANLISEATGMLALVAFYRQGVLLNFSLNAARTMRLTPAMNMPDDLFDEMFSRVETAASMHASSFKLVQNYGTPELLALAKAAFLEE; the protein is encoded by the coding sequence ATGACTCCTGTTTCTTCCCCTGACTTCATCCGCGCCGACGATGTGCTGCATGGCCGGCTCTCCGACGCCCAGTCGGTGTACCTGGAAAAGAAGTACGGCCACGGCAAGCTGATCCGCTTGCTGGAGGTGGTGGGCACCGGCGGGCCGTTCAAGGTGCTCTCGCCCTGGGAACTGCAAGACCGCGCCGGGCAGCGGGTCATCAACGCTTCGGGCTACGCGGCCCTGCCGTTCGGCGACAACCCGCCGGAGCTCAACGCCTTTTTGCGTGAGGTGCTCGCCCATACCGATCAGGTGATGTTCGCTCAGCAGTCGATCACGTCGTGGCGGGCGGCGCTGGAAGCCAACCTGGTGCGGCTGCTTTCGCGCGAGAGCGGCGATCACCAGTCCTCGCGGGTGTTTTTTTCCAACAGCGGCGCCGAGGCGATCGAGGCGGCCATCAAGTTCGCCCAGGCGGCCCGGCCCAAGGCCAAGTACCTGATCAATTTCACCCGCGCTTACCACGGCAAGACGCTGGGGTCGCTGTCTATCACGCCGAATCCCAACCTGCAGGGCCCCTTCAAGAACCTGCTCAACCCGGCCGTCATCACCCTGCCCTACGGCGACGCCGAGGCGGTGGAGCGCGCCGTCAAGCGGGTGGGCGATCAGGTCGTCGCGGTGGTGCTGGAGCCGATTCTGGGCGAGGCGGGCGTGCGGATTCCGCCGCCGGGCTTCCTGAGGCGGGTCGGCGAGGTGTGCCGCGCCGCCGGCATCATCGTGATCGCCGACGAAATCCAGACCGGGCTGGGCCGCGCCGGGCACTGGTTCGAGAGCGTGGCGCAGGGCCTGATTCCCGACATCCTGACGCTCGCCAAGCCGCTGGGCGGCGGCATGCTGCCGGTGGGCGCGACCATCGTGCGGGAGGAGATCTACAAGCCGCTGCTCGGCAGCATCGAAACCGTCAAGCGCCATTCCAACACCTTCGGCGGCAACTCGCTGGCGATGGCGGTGGGGCTCAAGAGCCTGGAACTGCTGATGGACCACGATTATCCGTCGCGCTCCCGGCAGCTGGGCGAGCGCGGCCTGACCCGGCTCAAGGCCCTCCAGCGCCAGTACCCAGCCCTGCTGGAAGATGTGCGCGGCGCCGGCACCCTCTTTGCCATGAATTTCCGTCCGGTCGCCAAGCTGCCGTTCAAGGTGCAGGCCAACCTGATCTCGGAGGCCACCGGCATGCTGGCCCTGGTCGCCTTCTACCGCCAGGGGGTGCTGCTCAACTTCTCGCTCAACGCGGCGCGCACCATGCGCCTGACTCCGGCGATGAACATGCCCGACGACCTGTTCGACGAGATGTTCAGCCGGGTCGAGACCGCCGCCTCCATGCATGCCAGCAGCTTCAAACTGGTCCAGAACTACGGCACCCCCGAACTCCTGGCGCTCGCCAAAGCGGCGTTTCTGGAAGAGTAA
- a CDS encoding citrate/2-methylcitrate synthase, with translation MTEIAKGLEGVLFTESKLTFINGTEGILTHLGIPIQEWAENSTFEELSYALLHAKLPSAAELAKFDAELRANRELPAKLVEEIASFPANVHPMQALRTAASYLGLFDPQAEETSEGARYAISIRMIAQFSTMIAAIARARRGEAIVAPRADLTHAANFLYMLRGEEPTPEQARLFDIALVLHADHGMNASTFTAIATSSTLSDMYSCMVSAIGALKGPLHGGANEAVMDMLDEVGTPDKAAEYINGKLDRKEKIMGVGHRVYKNFDPRSRVLRDYAEHVANQQGKSNYYQILETIEKTVIDRIGSKGIYPNVDFYSGTVYSDLGIPKEFFTPIFALARISGWCASVIEYTRDNRLLRPDAVYTGATDQHYVDLKDRQ, from the coding sequence ATGACTGAAATCGCCAAAGGGTTAGAGGGCGTGCTGTTTACCGAGAGTAAACTCACCTTCATCAACGGAACGGAAGGCATTCTCACCCACCTGGGCATTCCCATTCAGGAGTGGGCCGAGAACAGCACCTTCGAGGAGCTGAGTTACGCCCTGCTGCACGCCAAGTTGCCCAGCGCCGCCGAGCTCGCCAAGTTCGACGCCGAGCTGCGCGCCAACCGCGAGCTGCCGGCCAAGCTGGTGGAGGAGATCGCCAGCTTTCCCGCGAACGTCCATCCGATGCAGGCGCTGCGCACGGCGGCGAGCTACCTGGGCCTGTTCGACCCGCAGGCCGAGGAAACCAGCGAAGGTGCCCGCTACGCCATCAGCATCCGGATGATCGCGCAGTTCTCGACCATGATCGCCGCCATCGCCCGCGCCCGCAGGGGCGAAGCGATCGTGGCCCCGCGCGCCGACCTGACCCACGCGGCCAATTTCCTCTACATGCTGCGCGGCGAGGAGCCGACCCCCGAGCAGGCCCGGCTGTTCGACATCGCCCTGGTGCTGCACGCCGACCACGGCATGAACGCCAGCACCTTCACGGCCATCGCCACTTCCAGCACCCTCAGCGACATGTATTCGTGCATGGTCTCGGCCATCGGCGCGCTCAAGGGGCCACTGCACGGCGGGGCCAACGAAGCGGTGATGGACATGCTCGACGAGGTGGGCACCCCCGACAAGGCCGCCGAGTACATCAACGGCAAGCTCGACCGCAAGGAGAAGATCATGGGCGTGGGGCACCGCGTCTACAAGAACTTCGATCCGCGCTCGCGGGTGCTGCGCGACTACGCCGAGCACGTCGCCAACCAGCAGGGCAAGAGCAACTACTACCAGATTCTCGAAACCATCGAGAAGACCGTGATCGACCGCATCGGTTCCAAGGGCATCTACCCCAACGTGGATTTCTACAGCGGCACGGTGTACTCGGACCTGGGCATTCCCAAGGAGTTCTTCACGCCGATTTTCGCGCTGGCCCGCATCAGCGGCTGGTGCGCCTCGGTGATCGAGTACACCCGCGACAACCGGCTGCTGCGCCCCGACGCCGTGTATACCGGCGCCACCGATCAGCACTACGTGGACCTGAAAGACCGGCAGTAA